In Priestia megaterium NBRC 15308 = ATCC 14581, the following proteins share a genomic window:
- a CDS encoding NAD(P)/FAD-dependent oxidoreductase: protein MDLLSGNPYWQTTVAKPPVYPSLEEDIECDVLIIGGGSSGAQCAYYLCEQGLDVVVVDKRKAGHGSTIVNTSLIQYLGDKLFYELVNTFGEEKTVRHYKLCEQAITDIEEAAKKLPINAEFIRRDSLYYASYEEDITKINKDYFYMQKHGFEAEILSEEQIEKDYGFKKRMAMLIKNDAELNPYSFTLGLLEYGKQHGVRMFEETEIVGQKLEKDEAVFFTKNKSQIKAKHVIMAGGYENQEFKREKKAVLTSSYAIVTTPVKDFTGWKNRNLIWETARPYIYMRTTSDNRVIIGGLDENTIVPQERDAKLVHKRDKLLKEFNKLFPHLQVEADYYISAYYGGTHDGLPLIGIYDEMPNCYFLSGYGDNGTVYNMVLAKIIAEHITTKKSSDLELYIQTRKV from the coding sequence ATGGATTTGTTATCTGGAAACCCTTATTGGCAAACAACTGTAGCGAAGCCGCCTGTATACCCATCTCTAGAGGAAGATATTGAGTGTGATGTTCTTATTATTGGAGGAGGAAGTTCAGGTGCACAATGTGCTTACTATTTATGTGAGCAGGGGCTTGATGTTGTGGTTGTTGATAAACGTAAAGCAGGGCATGGAAGTACAATTGTAAATACCTCTCTTATTCAATATTTAGGAGATAAATTGTTTTACGAATTAGTCAACACGTTTGGAGAAGAAAAAACAGTCCGTCATTATAAGCTGTGTGAACAGGCTATTACAGATATTGAGGAAGCAGCTAAAAAACTTCCGATTAATGCAGAATTTATAAGAAGAGACAGCTTGTATTATGCAAGTTATGAAGAAGATATCACGAAGATAAATAAAGACTACTTTTATATGCAAAAGCATGGATTTGAAGCTGAAATCTTATCAGAAGAACAAATTGAAAAAGACTATGGATTTAAAAAACGAATGGCAATGCTTATTAAAAATGATGCAGAGCTGAATCCTTACAGCTTCACACTCGGTCTGTTAGAGTATGGAAAACAGCATGGGGTTCGGATGTTTGAAGAAACAGAAATTGTCGGTCAAAAGTTAGAAAAAGATGAAGCTGTATTTTTTACTAAAAATAAATCACAAATCAAAGCTAAACATGTCATTATGGCAGGAGGCTATGAAAATCAAGAATTTAAGAGGGAGAAAAAAGCTGTACTCACAAGTTCCTATGCTATCGTTACGACTCCTGTAAAGGATTTTACAGGATGGAAAAATCGAAATTTAATTTGGGAAACAGCTCGACCGTATATTTACATGAGAACAACTTCCGATAATCGAGTCATTATAGGCGGTCTTGATGAAAACACGATTGTGCCGCAAGAACGTGATGCTAAACTCGTTCATAAAAGAGACAAACTTTTAAAAGAGTTCAATAAGCTTTTTCCTCATCTTCAAGTCGAAGCTGATTATTACATAAGCGCTTATTACGGAGGCACTCATGACGGCCTTCCCCTCATCGGAATATATGACGAAATGCCTAACTGTTACTTTCTAAGCGGATATGGAGATAACGGAACGGTGTATAATATGGTGCTAGCTAAAATCATAGCAGAACATATCACAACGAAGAAAAGCAGTGATTTAGAACTTTACATTCAAACAAGAAAAGTTTAA
- a CDS encoding YjcZ family sporulation protein gives MGFYGGCGYGGYGYGGGCGFGSGFALIIVLFILLIIIGCACWGGFGGC, from the coding sequence ATGGGCTTCTATGGTGGCTGTGGTTATGGCGGTTACGGTTACGGCGGCGGCTGCGGGTTTGGCAGTGGCTTTGCTTTAATCATCGTATTATTCATTTTATTAATCATCATCGGCTGTGCTTGCTGGGGAGGATTTGGCGGTTGCTAA
- a CDS encoding GNAT family N-acetyltransferase, giving the protein MIGKVVPLTAENMQQCINLYMNVFTKKPWNEPWTEKSARERLTDLLNTPKFMGYLFYDQGELIGMIAGHAKKSYSGMTFYVAELCVSASAQGKGYGSAILSRFENELQRHDINSLYLLTATGGAAQAFYERNGYTVNDQRVVLKKTFV; this is encoded by the coding sequence ATGATCGGAAAAGTAGTACCTCTCACTGCAGAGAATATGCAGCAGTGCATTAACTTGTATATGAATGTATTTACAAAAAAACCTTGGAATGAGCCGTGGACAGAGAAATCAGCTAGAGAAAGGCTGACTGATTTACTGAACACACCTAAATTTATGGGCTATTTATTTTATGACCAAGGAGAGTTGATTGGAATGATTGCAGGTCACGCAAAAAAATCATACAGCGGTATGACCTTTTACGTGGCCGAGCTTTGCGTCAGTGCAAGCGCGCAGGGAAAAGGGTACGGTTCAGCTATCTTAAGCCGGTTTGAGAACGAACTTCAAAGACACGATATCAACAGCTTGTATCTCTTGACGGCGACTGGAGGAGCTGCACAGGCTTTTTATGAAAGAAACGGCTATACTGTCAATGATCAGCGCGTTGTCTTGAAAAAAACGTTTGTTTAA
- a CDS encoding MerR family transcriptional regulator yields MTYTISQVAKKLNVTIYTIRYYDKEGLFPFLDRTASGNRIFKEQDIEWIDLICCLKSTGMQIKDIRTLIENCTLENAVLDKSLQMLVDHKKAVQKEIEEIHHKLETIDYKIKHLPEMYERIVNKPSN; encoded by the coding sequence ATGACGTATACCATTTCACAAGTGGCAAAAAAATTGAACGTGACAATTTATACCATTCGCTATTATGATAAAGAAGGGCTTTTTCCATTTTTAGATCGTACAGCGTCAGGGAATCGTATTTTTAAAGAACAAGATATTGAATGGATTGATTTAATCTGCTGTTTAAAAAGCACAGGTATGCAAATCAAGGACATTCGGACGCTTATTGAAAACTGTACGCTTGAAAATGCCGTGCTTGATAAAAGTCTGCAAATGCTGGTGGATCATAAAAAAGCAGTGCAAAAAGAAATCGAAGAAATCCATCATAAGCTTGAGACGATTGATTATAAAATTAAGCACCTGCCGGAAATGTACGAGCGAATTGTTAACAAGCCTTCAAACTAA
- a CDS encoding aldo/keto reductase, protein MKYHTIANTDLHVSNLIMGNMRLTELSLQEAEKLIRTAMEEEINFFDHADIYGPDYVGQCEEYFANAIQMNSSLREKMVIQSKCGINAAKNYYDFSKKHIIDSVNGSLERLKTDYLDLLLLHRPDPLMDPEEVAEAFNELQSSGKVRHFGVSNHNPAQIQLLEKYINQKLVVNQVQFSIAHTPIIDSGISLNMGIDQAVNRDSSVLEYCRLNDITLQAWSPFQNGFFEGPFLGDKEKFGKLNEVIDRIASKYSVTNTAIAVAWITTHPANIQVVLGTTNIQRMKDASKGSEIKLTREEWYDIYKAAGNMVP, encoded by the coding sequence ATGAAGTATCATACAATTGCTAATACTGACTTACACGTATCAAATTTGATTATGGGAAATATGCGTTTAACAGAGCTTTCTTTACAAGAAGCAGAGAAGCTAATCCGCACAGCGATGGAAGAAGAAATTAACTTTTTTGACCATGCTGATATTTACGGTCCTGATTATGTGGGACAATGCGAAGAGTATTTTGCAAACGCTATACAAATGAATTCAAGTCTTCGTGAGAAAATGGTGATTCAAAGTAAATGCGGCATTAACGCAGCGAAAAATTACTATGACTTTTCAAAGAAGCATATCATAGACTCTGTTAACGGCAGCTTAGAGCGTTTAAAAACAGATTACTTAGATCTTTTATTACTTCATCGCCCAGATCCATTAATGGATCCTGAAGAAGTAGCAGAAGCGTTTAATGAACTTCAAAGCAGCGGAAAGGTACGTCACTTCGGTGTGTCGAACCACAACCCAGCGCAAATTCAGCTGCTTGAAAAATATATCAACCAAAAGCTTGTCGTAAACCAAGTGCAGTTCAGCATTGCACATACGCCAATTATAGACTCTGGTATTTCTTTAAATATGGGCATCGACCAAGCTGTGAACCGCGACAGCAGCGTGCTTGAATATTGCCGTTTAAATGATATAACGCTTCAAGCGTGGTCGCCATTCCAAAACGGATTTTTCGAAGGACCTTTCCTAGGCGACAAAGAGAAATTTGGAAAGCTAAACGAAGTGATTGATCGCATCGCAAGTAAGTATAGCGTGACGAATACAGCGATCGCCGTTGCGTGGATCACAACTCATCCTGCAAATATTCAAGTGGTGCTTGGTACTACAAATATTCAGCGTATGAAAGATGCAAGTAAAGGTTCAGAAATCAAGTTAACGCGCGAAGAGTGGTACGATATTTATAAAGCCGCTGGCAACATGGTGCCTTAA
- a CDS encoding EamA family transporter, with protein MNNLSRKKGFFFATTGAICWGMGGTVAQKLFQEFEISVDWLVSVRLLIAGFLLLMISCIKSNRSHVFGVWKNRKSAFQLVVFSIVGMLAVQYTYMASIEHGNAAVATLLQYLSPVMIIIYLLLRKQSIFTRQDVITVLLALGGCFFLLTNGSISQLSVPVSAVVWGVLSGGAAAFYTLYAVPLIKKYSSLVIVGWSMVIGGSVMSFIHPPWEASSLSPITCGYILFVIIFGTMLAFWFYVESLQSLLPKETSLLGSLEPLAAVITTVVWLKEPFGFYQWIGTACIIGLVLLLTRTKQASSKTTLSA; from the coding sequence ATGAACAATCTCAGCCGAAAAAAAGGGTTCTTCTTTGCCACAACTGGAGCTATATGTTGGGGGATGGGAGGGACGGTTGCTCAAAAGCTTTTTCAAGAATTTGAAATCAGTGTAGACTGGCTTGTTTCAGTCCGGCTGCTCATTGCGGGTTTTTTGCTGCTAATGATTTCATGTATAAAAAGTAATCGTTCTCACGTATTTGGAGTATGGAAAAACAGAAAATCAGCTTTTCAGCTCGTCGTTTTTTCCATAGTTGGTATGCTCGCCGTTCAGTATACGTATATGGCTTCTATTGAGCATGGAAATGCAGCAGTAGCTACGCTGCTGCAGTATTTATCACCGGTGATGATTATCATTTATTTGCTTTTGCGCAAGCAGTCTATATTTACGCGACAAGACGTCATCACTGTTTTGCTGGCGCTGGGGGGCTGCTTTTTTTTATTAACAAACGGCTCTATTTCTCAGCTGTCTGTTCCTGTATCTGCCGTTGTTTGGGGAGTGCTGTCAGGTGGAGCAGCAGCATTTTATACGCTGTATGCCGTGCCGCTGATCAAAAAGTACAGTTCGCTTGTCATCGTTGGCTGGTCAATGGTAATTGGGGGAAGCGTAATGAGCTTTATTCATCCTCCTTGGGAAGCGTCAAGCTTATCACCAATAACCTGCGGATATATTTTATTTGTCATTATTTTTGGCACGATGCTTGCTTTTTGGTTTTATGTAGAAAGCCTGCAAAGTCTTTTACCTAAAGAAACGAGTTTGCTTGGAAGTTTAGAGCCTTTAGCCGCGGTTATTACAACCGTTGTTTGGCTGAAAGAACCTTTTGGTTTCTATCAATGGATAGGCACAGCTTGTATTATTGGATTAGTTCTATTACTCACACGAACGAAACAAGCATCATCTAAGACGACACTTTCAGCATAA
- a CDS encoding AraC family transcriptional regulator: MPAAHFKIDENLKELTTHRTVELPVACYQTTISDHINGYIPLHWHDELQFVLVIKGDASFQINEKTVTVKQGYGLFINSGCLHMTEDINKSGCVYICLNVSPHFLVPQELFTNYVYPYIHATNLSHLFISPKQSWGNNVLESIHKIHTWIHKQPHHYEIEIASELSILWKNLILNGLQLKYNEKEMIKNQRMKQMLNWIHLHFAEKITLDDIAKAGQLSRSECCRYFKKMLKKSPLTYVLNYRIQQSLVMLQQAEANVTDVAYQVGFNSTSYFINQFRKEMKMTPLMYRKKKLHISSHH, encoded by the coding sequence ATGCCAGCAGCCCATTTTAAAATTGATGAAAACTTAAAAGAGCTAACGACCCATCGCACCGTTGAGCTGCCAGTAGCATGTTATCAAACGACGATCAGTGATCATATAAACGGCTACATCCCTCTTCACTGGCATGATGAGCTTCAATTTGTATTAGTTATAAAAGGAGATGCGTCTTTTCAAATAAATGAAAAAACAGTGACTGTAAAACAAGGCTACGGACTGTTTATTAACAGCGGATGTCTTCATATGACTGAAGATATAAACAAATCCGGCTGCGTGTACATTTGTTTAAATGTTTCTCCTCATTTTCTTGTGCCGCAAGAGCTTTTTACAAATTACGTTTATCCCTACATTCATGCAACGAATCTATCACATTTATTCATCAGTCCAAAGCAATCCTGGGGAAATAACGTGTTAGAGTCTATACATAAGATACACACATGGATTCATAAGCAGCCGCACCACTATGAAATAGAGATTGCCTCTGAACTCAGCATACTGTGGAAAAATTTAATTCTTAACGGGTTGCAGCTGAAATACAATGAAAAAGAAATGATCAAAAATCAGCGGATGAAGCAAATGCTCAATTGGATTCATTTGCACTTTGCTGAAAAGATTACACTTGATGATATTGCCAAAGCCGGACAATTGAGCCGTTCTGAATGCTGTCGATATTTTAAGAAAATGTTAAAAAAATCGCCTTTGACCTATGTATTAAACTATCGAATTCAGCAAAGCCTAGTTATGCTGCAGCAAGCAGAAGCAAATGTGACGGACGTCGCTTATCAAGTAGGGTTTAATAGTACAAGCTATTTTATTAATCAGTTTCGAAAAGAAATGAAGATGACTCCGCTCATGTATCGAAAAAAGAAGCTGCACATTTCATCACATCACTAA
- the gvpU gene encoding gas vesicle accessory protein GvpU, translating to MSTGPSFSTKDNTLEYFVKASNKHGFSLDISLNVNGAVISGTMISAKEYFDYLSETFEEGSEVAQALSEQFSLASEASESNGEAEAHFIHLKNTKIYCGDSKSTPSKGKIFWRGKIAEVDGFFLGKISDAKSTSKKSS from the coding sequence ATGAGTACAGGCCCTTCTTTTTCAACTAAAGACAATACGCTTGAATACTTTGTGAAAGCTTCTAATAAACATGGCTTTTCACTTGATATTTCATTAAATGTAAACGGCGCTGTGATTTCCGGTACCATGATTTCAGCAAAAGAATACTTTGATTACTTAAGCGAAACGTTTGAAGAAGGCAGCGAAGTGGCTCAGGCGCTAAGCGAACAATTCTCTTTAGCAAGCGAAGCGAGCGAATCAAACGGAGAAGCAGAAGCCCATTTTATTCATTTGAAAAATACAAAGATTTACTGTGGAGACAGTAAATCTACTCCTTCTAAAGGAAAGATCTTTTGGAGAGGGAAAATAGCAGAAGTAGACGGGTTTTTCTTAGGAAAGATTTCTGATGCAAAATCAACGAGTAAAAAGAGTTCATAA
- the gvpT gene encoding YtxH domain-containing protein, with product MATETKLDNTQAENKENKNTENGSKEKNGSKASKTTSSGPIKRAVAGGIIGATIGYVSTPENRKSLLDRIDTDELKSKASDLGTKVKEKSKSSVASLKTSAGSLFKKDKDKSKDDEENVNSSSSETEDDNVQEYDELKEENQTLQDRLSQLEEKMNMLVELSLNKNQDQETEDTDSDEEENEENEENEQDDENEEETSKPRKKDKKEAEQEEEEESDEDSEEEEEDSRSNKKNKKVKTEEDDEDENEEEKKEAKPKKSTAKKSKNTKAKKNTDEEDDDATSLSSEDDTTA from the coding sequence ATGGCAACTGAAACAAAATTAGATAACACACAGGCAGAAAACAAGGAAAATAAAAATACGGAAAACGGTTCAAAAGAAAAGAACGGTTCAAAAGCAAGCAAAACAACAAGCAGCGGGCCAATCAAACGAGCGGTAGCAGGAGGCATCATCGGTGCAACGATTGGATATGTATCGACTCCTGAAAATCGAAAAAGTCTCCTTGACCGCATTGATACAGACGAATTAAAAAGCAAAGCATCTGATTTAGGAACAAAGGTAAAAGAAAAATCAAAAAGCAGTGTGGCCAGCCTGAAAACATCTGCGGGAAGCTTGTTTAAAAAAGATAAAGATAAATCAAAAGATGATGAAGAAAACGTAAATTCTTCTAGTAGCGAAACAGAAGACGATAACGTTCAAGAGTACGACGAGTTAAAAGAAGAAAATCAAACTCTTCAAGATCGCTTATCACAGCTTGAAGAAAAAATGAACATGCTTGTTGAGCTTAGCCTCAATAAAAATCAAGACCAAGAAACGGAAGATACAGATTCCGACGAAGAAGAGAACGAAGAAAACGAAGAAAACGAGCAGGACGATGAAAACGAAGAAGAAACATCTAAGCCTCGTAAAAAGGATAAAAAAGAAGCTGAGCAAGAAGAGGAAGAAGAAAGTGACGAAGACAGCGAGGAAGAAGAGGAAGATTCTCGCTCAAACAAAAAAAATAAAAAAGTAAAAACAGAAGAAGACGACGAAGATGAAAACGAAGAAGAAAAAAAGGAAGCGAAGCCAAAAAAGTCAACAGCTAAAAAATCAAAAAATACAAAAGCAAAGAAAAACACGGATGAAGAAGATGATGACGCAACATCTCTTTCTAGTGAAGACGACACAACAGCCTAA
- the gvpJ gene encoding gas vesicle protein, translating to MAVEHNMQSSTIVDVLEKILDKGVVIAGDITVGIADVELLTIKIRLIVASVDKAKEIGMDWWENDPYLSSKGANNKALEEENKMLHERLKTLEEKMETKR from the coding sequence ATGGCAGTCGAACATAATATGCAGTCAAGTACGATTGTAGATGTGCTCGAAAAGATTTTGGATAAAGGAGTCGTCATAGCGGGGGACATCACCGTAGGAATTGCAGATGTCGAGCTATTAACGATAAAGATCCGCTTGATTGTGGCTTCGGTTGATAAAGCAAAAGAAATCGGCATGGACTGGTGGGAAAATGATCCCTATCTCAGTTCAAAAGGAGCCAATAACAAAGCGCTCGAAGAAGAAAATAAAATGCTGCATGAGCGGTTAAAAACGCTTGAAGAAAAAATGGAAACGAAACGTTAA
- a CDS encoding gas vesicle protein K, which translates to MQPVSQANGRIHLDPDQAEQGLAQLVMTVIELLRQIVERHAMRRVEGGTLTDEQIENLGIALMNLEEKMDELKEVFGLDAEDLNIDLGPLGSLL; encoded by the coding sequence ATGCAACCGGTCAGCCAAGCAAATGGACGAATCCACTTGGATCCTGATCAAGCTGAACAAGGCTTAGCGCAGCTTGTGATGACAGTTATTGAGCTATTGAGGCAAATCGTTGAACGTCATGCCATGAGGCGGGTGGAGGGTGGAACGTTGACGGACGAACAAATTGAAAACTTAGGAATTGCACTAATGAACTTAGAAGAAAAAATGGACGAGTTGAAAGAGGTGTTCGGTCTGGACGCAGAAGATTTAAATATTGATCTTGGACCGCTAGGCAGCCTGCTTTAA
- a CDS encoding gas vesicle protein, translating to MSLKESMENKDIALIDILDVILDKGVAIKGDLIISIAGIDLVYLDLRVLISSVETLVQAKEGNRKPITSEQFDKQKEELMDATGQPSKWTNPLGS from the coding sequence ATGTCTCTTAAAGAATCCATGGAGAATAAAGATATTGCTCTCATTGATATTTTAGATGTCATTTTAGATAAAGGAGTCGCCATTAAAGGAGACTTAATCATTTCCATAGCCGGCATCGATTTAGTGTATTTGGATTTGCGGGTGCTTATTTCTTCGGTTGAAACGCTGGTGCAAGCAAAAGAAGGAAATCGCAAACCAATCACTTCTGAACAATTTGATAAACAAAAGGAGGAATTAATGGATGCAACCGGTCAGCCAAGCAAATGGACGAATCCACTTGGATCCTGA
- a CDS encoding GvpL/GvpF family gas vesicle protein, with protein sequence MGELLYLYGLIPTKEAAAIEPFPSYKGFDGEHSLYPIAFDQVTAVVSKLDADTYSEKVIQEKMEQDMSWLQEKAFHHHETVAALYEEFTIIPLKFCTIYKGEESLQAAIEINKEKIENSLTLLQGNEEWNVKIYCDDTELKKGISETNESVKAKKEEISHLSPGRQFFEKKKIDQLIERELELHKNKVCEEIHDKLKELSLYDSVKKNWSKDVTGAAGQMAWNSVFLLPSLQITKFVTEIEELQQKLENKGWKFEVTGPWPPYHFSSFA encoded by the coding sequence ATGGGAGAATTACTGTATTTATACGGTTTAATTCCAACAAAAGAAGCAGCAGCCATAGAGCCGTTTCCATCTTATAAAGGGTTTGACGGAGAACATTCACTGTACCCAATTGCATTTGATCAGGTGACGGCTGTCGTTTCTAAACTGGATGCTGACACCTATTCAGAAAAAGTGATTCAAGAAAAAATGGAGCAGGATATGAGCTGGCTGCAGGAAAAAGCATTTCATCATCACGAGACGGTAGCCGCTTTGTACGAAGAATTTACGATCATTCCATTAAAATTTTGTACCATTTATAAAGGTGAAGAAAGTCTGCAGGCAGCTATTGAGATTAACAAAGAAAAGATAGAGAATTCACTGACGCTGCTTCAAGGAAATGAAGAGTGGAACGTGAAGATTTACTGTGATGATACGGAGCTTAAAAAAGGAATCAGCGAAACGAATGAAAGCGTGAAAGCGAAAAAAGAAGAAATTAGTCACTTATCACCAGGAAGACAGTTTTTTGAAAAGAAAAAAATAGATCAGCTGATTGAAAGAGAATTAGAACTTCACAAAAATAAAGTGTGTGAAGAGATACATGACAAGCTTAAAGAATTATCGCTTTATGACTCTGTTAAAAAGAATTGGAGCAAGGACGTAACGGGCGCAGCTGGACAGATGGCGTGGAACAGCGTGTTTCTTCTCCCGTCTTTGCAGATCACTAAGTTTGTAACCGAAATAGAAGAGCTTCAGCAAAAGCTTGAAAATAAAGGCTGGAAATTTGAAGTGACGGGACCATGGCCGCCCTATCATTTCTCGAGCTTTGCGTAA
- a CDS encoding gas vesicle protein GvpG, translating to MLHKLVTAPINLVVKIGEKVQEEADKQLYDLPTIQQKLIQLQMMFELGEIPEEAFQEKEDELLMRYEIAKRREIEQWEELTKKRNEES from the coding sequence GTGCTTCACAAATTAGTAACCGCACCTATTAACCTTGTAGTGAAAATCGGCGAGAAAGTACAGGAAGAAGCTGATAAACAGTTATATGACCTTCCGACGATTCAGCAAAAACTCATTCAGCTTCAAATGATGTTTGAGCTTGGTGAAATTCCGGAAGAAGCGTTTCAAGAAAAAGAAGATGAACTGTTAATGAGGTACGAAATTGCGAAGCGCAGAGAAATTGAACAATGGGAAGAGCTAACAAAAAAAAGAAATGAGGAATCCTAG
- a CDS encoding GvpL/GvpF family gas vesicle protein: MSETNETGIYIFSAIQTDKDEEFGSVEVEGTKAETFLIRYKDAAMVAAEVPMKIYHPNRQNLLMHQNAVAAIMDKNDTVIPISFGNVFKSKEDVKVLLENLYPQFEKLFPAIKGKIEVGLKVIGKKEWLEKKVNENPELEKVSASVKGKSEAAGYYERIQLGGMAQKMFTSLQKEVKTDVFSPLEEAAEAAKANEPTGETMLLNASFLINREDEAKFDEKVNEAHENWKDKADFHYSGPWPAYNFVNIRLKVEEK, from the coding sequence ATGAGTGAAACAAACGAAACAGGTATTTATATTTTTAGCGCCATTCAAACGGATAAAGACGAAGAATTTGGATCGGTAGAAGTAGAAGGAACAAAAGCTGAAACATTTTTGATTCGCTACAAAGACGCAGCTATGGTAGCAGCTGAAGTACCGATGAAAATTTATCATCCCAATCGCCAAAATTTATTAATGCATCAAAACGCAGTAGCAGCGATTATGGACAAGAACGATACGGTTATTCCAATCAGCTTTGGGAATGTATTCAAATCAAAAGAAGACGTAAAAGTTCTTTTGGAAAACCTTTATCCGCAGTTTGAAAAGCTGTTTCCAGCAATCAAAGGAAAAATTGAAGTCGGTTTAAAAGTAATTGGGAAAAAAGAATGGCTTGAGAAAAAAGTAAACGAAAATCCTGAACTTGAAAAAGTATCAGCATCCGTAAAAGGAAAATCAGAAGCAGCCGGTTATTATGAGCGTATTCAGCTTGGAGGAATGGCTCAAAAGATGTTTACTTCCCTGCAAAAAGAAGTCAAAACAGATGTGTTTTCACCGCTTGAAGAAGCAGCGGAAGCAGCAAAAGCAAATGAGCCAACGGGCGAAACGATGCTTTTGAACGCGTCTTTCTTAATTAACCGAGAAGATGAAGCGAAGTTTGATGAAAAAGTGAATGAAGCGCATGAAAACTGGAAAGACAAAGCCGATTTTCATTACAGCGGTCCTTGGCCTGCTTATAATTTTGTGAACATTCGCCTAAAAGTAGAAGAGAAATAA
- the gvpN gene encoding gas vesicle protein GvpN encodes MTVLTDKRKKGSGAFIQDDETKEVLSRALSYLKSGYSIHFTGPAGGGKTSLARALAKKRKRPVMLMHGNHELNNKDLIGDFTGYTSKKVIDQYVRSVYKKDEQVSENWQDGRLLEAVKNGYTLIYDEFTRSKPATNNIFLSILEEGVLPLYGVKMTDPFVRVHPDFRVIFTSNPAEYAGVYDTQDALLDRLITMFIDYKDIDRETAILTEKTDVEEDEARTIVTLVANVRNRSGDENSSGLSLRASLMIATLATQQDIAIDGNDEDFQTLCMDILHHPLTKCLDEENAKSKAEKIILEECKNIDTEEK; translated from the coding sequence ATGACCGTCTTAACAGACAAAAGGAAAAAAGGCAGTGGAGCTTTTATACAAGATGACGAGACAAAAGAGGTTCTTTCAAGAGCGCTGAGCTATTTGAAGTCCGGCTATTCCATTCATTTTACAGGTCCTGCCGGCGGAGGCAAAACCTCTTTAGCGCGAGCGCTTGCTAAAAAGAGAAAGCGTCCTGTAATGCTGATGCACGGGAATCACGAGCTCAACAATAAAGATTTAATTGGCGATTTTACGGGATACACGAGCAAAAAAGTAATCGATCAGTATGTTCGTTCTGTCTATAAAAAAGATGAACAAGTGAGTGAAAACTGGCAGGATGGCCGATTGCTTGAAGCTGTAAAAAATGGCTATACGCTGATTTACGACGAATTTACTCGGTCTAAGCCTGCAACGAATAATATCTTTCTATCAATATTAGAAGAAGGCGTGCTTCCGCTGTATGGAGTGAAAATGACCGATCCTTTTGTGCGCGTGCACCCTGATTTTCGCGTCATCTTCACAAGCAATCCAGCTGAGTATGCCGGCGTATACGATACGCAAGATGCGCTTCTTGATAGGTTAATTACCATGTTTATTGATTATAAAGACATCGACAGAGAGACAGCGATTTTAACGGAGAAAACGGACGTAGAAGAAGACGAAGCGCGCACAATTGTAACGCTCGTAGCAAACGTGCGAAACCGCTCTGGAGACGAAAACAGCAGCGGACTTAGCCTTCGGGCTTCGCTTATGATCGCTACTCTCGCCACGCAGCAAGACATTGCTATCGATGGAAATGACGAAGATTTTCAAACGTTATGTATGGATATTTTGCATCATCCGCTTACCAAATGTTTGGATGAAGAAAATGCAAAAAGCAAAGCCGAAAAAATCATTTTAGAAGAGTGTAAGAATATAGACACGGAAGAAAAGTAA
- the gvpO gene encoding gas vesicle protein GvpO, translating into MEIKKIMQAVNDFFGEHVAPPHKITSVEATEDEGWRVIVEVIEEREYMKKYAKDEMLGTYECFLNKEKEVISFKRLDVRYRSAIGIEA; encoded by the coding sequence ATGGAAATTAAAAAAATTATGCAAGCCGTGAACGACTTTTTCGGTGAACACGTAGCTCCTCCTCATAAAATTACCTCGGTGGAAGCTACTGAAGATGAAGGCTGGAGAGTTATTGTTGAAGTCATTGAAGAACGAGAATATATGAAAAAATACGCCAAAGATGAAATGCTCGGAACGTACGAGTGCTTTTTAAATAAAGAAAAAGAAGTCATTTCATTCAAACGACTCGACGTCAGATATAGAAGCGCCATTGGCATTGAAGCATAA